A genome region from Pygocentrus nattereri isolate fPygNat1 chromosome 10, fPygNat1.pri, whole genome shotgun sequence includes the following:
- the atxn3 gene encoding ataxin-3 isoform X2: protein MALIMQEGSLCAQHCLNNLLQGEYFTPVDLSSIAQQLDEEERIRMAEGGVLSEEYRTFLQQPSGNMDDSGFFSIQVISNALGVWGLELILFNSREYQRLMIDPVNERAFICNYKEHWFTVRKLGQQWFNLNSLLTGPELISDTYLALFLAQLQQEGYSIFVIRGNLPECEADQILEIMRVEQQHRPKLIGEDEAQTSSGQRTSGQHALETRHGLEESVMDEDEEELRKALALSRQDMEVEDEEADLRRAIQLSMQGASGSSSLIGTKEVGATMTPGSSGSTTGGVAQSTPSESLTAEELRRRRQAYFDRQSQQQAQPTSSQDTKVAGEEQDTGSKHSQ, encoded by the exons ATGGCATTGATCATG CAAGAGGGCTCTTTATGTGCCCAGCACTGCCTGAATAACCTACTTCAGGGGGAATATTTCACTCCAGTGGACTTGTCATCCATCGCACAGCAGCTGGATGAGGAAGAAAGGATAAGAATGGCTGAGGGTGGTGTACTGAGTGAAGAGTACAGGACATTTTTACAG CAACCATCTGGAAACATGGATGACAGCGGATTCTTTTCCATTCAA GTAATAAGTAATGCCCTAGGAGTTTGGGGTTTGGAGCTGATTCTCTTCAACAGCCGCGAGTACCAGCGACTAATGATAGACCCAGT AAATGAAAGAGCCTTTATATGTAACTACAAAGAGCACTGGTTTACAGTACGAAAACTGGGGCAGCAG TGGTTTAATTTGAACTCACTTTTAACGGGACCAGAGCTGATATCAGATACATACCTGGCACTTTTCCTTGCACAATTACAGCAAGAAG GGtattccatttttgtcattcgTGGGAACTTGCCTGAATGTGAAGCAGACCAGATTTTGGAAATCATGAGGGTGGAGCAGCAACACAGACCAAAACTCATTGGAGAGGATGAGGCTCAGACAAGTAGTGGTCAAAG AACCTCAGGGCAGCATGCATTAGAGACTAGGCATGGTCTGGAAGAGAGTGTGAtggatgaggatgaggaggagctGAGAAAGGCTTTGGCTCTGAGCAGGCAGGATATGGAAGTGGAAGATGAGGAAGCTGACCTTCGCAGAGCCATACAGCTCAGTATGCAGG GAGCTTCAGGGAGCAGTAGCCTTATAGGTACTAAAGAGGTTGGAGCTACAATGACTCCGGGTTCCTCAGGAAGCACTACAGGTGGTGTGGCACAAAGCACTCCAAGCGAAAGCCTCACAGCAGAGGAGCTCCGCAGGAGAAGACAGGCCTACTTTGACAG GCAGTCCCAACAACAGGCTCAGCCCACATCTTCACAGGACACAAAAGTTGCTG GTGAAGAGCAAGACACTGGaagtaaacacagccagtaa
- the atxn3 gene encoding ataxin-3 isoform X1, which produces MESIFHEKQEGSLCAQHCLNNLLQGEYFTPVDLSSIAQQLDEEERIRMAEGGVLSEEYRTFLQQPSGNMDDSGFFSIQVISNALGVWGLELILFNSREYQRLMIDPVNERAFICNYKEHWFTVRKLGQQWFNLNSLLTGPELISDTYLALFLAQLQQEGYSIFVIRGNLPECEADQILEIMRVEQQHRPKLIGEDEAQTSSGQRTSGQHALETRHGLEESVMDEDEEELRKALALSRQDMEVEDEEADLRRAIQLSMQGASGSSSLIGTKEVGATMTPGSSGSTTGGVAQSTPSESLTAEELRRRRQAYFDRQSQQQAQPTSSQDTKVAGEEQDTGSKHSQ; this is translated from the exons ATGGAGTCTATCTTCCACGAAAAA CAAGAGGGCTCTTTATGTGCCCAGCACTGCCTGAATAACCTACTTCAGGGGGAATATTTCACTCCAGTGGACTTGTCATCCATCGCACAGCAGCTGGATGAGGAAGAAAGGATAAGAATGGCTGAGGGTGGTGTACTGAGTGAAGAGTACAGGACATTTTTACAG CAACCATCTGGAAACATGGATGACAGCGGATTCTTTTCCATTCAA GTAATAAGTAATGCCCTAGGAGTTTGGGGTTTGGAGCTGATTCTCTTCAACAGCCGCGAGTACCAGCGACTAATGATAGACCCAGT AAATGAAAGAGCCTTTATATGTAACTACAAAGAGCACTGGTTTACAGTACGAAAACTGGGGCAGCAG TGGTTTAATTTGAACTCACTTTTAACGGGACCAGAGCTGATATCAGATACATACCTGGCACTTTTCCTTGCACAATTACAGCAAGAAG GGtattccatttttgtcattcgTGGGAACTTGCCTGAATGTGAAGCAGACCAGATTTTGGAAATCATGAGGGTGGAGCAGCAACACAGACCAAAACTCATTGGAGAGGATGAGGCTCAGACAAGTAGTGGTCAAAG AACCTCAGGGCAGCATGCATTAGAGACTAGGCATGGTCTGGAAGAGAGTGTGAtggatgaggatgaggaggagctGAGAAAGGCTTTGGCTCTGAGCAGGCAGGATATGGAAGTGGAAGATGAGGAAGCTGACCTTCGCAGAGCCATACAGCTCAGTATGCAGG GAGCTTCAGGGAGCAGTAGCCTTATAGGTACTAAAGAGGTTGGAGCTACAATGACTCCGGGTTCCTCAGGAAGCACTACAGGTGGTGTGGCACAAAGCACTCCAAGCGAAAGCCTCACAGCAGAGGAGCTCCGCAGGAGAAGACAGGCCTACTTTGACAG GCAGTCCCAACAACAGGCTCAGCCCACATCTTCACAGGACACAAAAGTTGCTG GTGAAGAGCAAGACACTGGaagtaaacacagccagtaa
- the LOC108423527 gene encoding gamma-aminobutyric acid receptor subunit rho-1, whose protein sequence is MCTMQIDAVVLLLCVWLIGAAGRSAPQRGHKLETYKQSRIRRETNMVQGGTHKSGSPIFRRSPDMTKSPMTKSEQLLRIDDHDFTMRPAFGGPPIPVGVDVQVESLDTISEVDMDFTMTLYLRHYWKDERLSFPSTNNQSMTFDSRLVKKIWVPDIFFVHSKRSFIHDTTTDNVMLRVYPDGNVLYSLRVTVTAMCNMDLSRFPLDTQTCSLEIESYAYTDDDLMLYWKKGNESLNTDDRISLSQFLIQKFHTTTKLAFYSSTGWYNRLYIHFTLRRHIFFFLLQTYFPATLMVMLSWVSFWIDRRAVPARVPLGITTVLTMSTIITGVNASMPRVSYIKAVDIYLWVSFVFVFLSVIEYAAVNYLTTVQERRERKLRERLPCTCGIANPDEDIMMTTGYSDMDQNTTGNYGMPENGGRQERMLAQFTIADSQTPRQVKSSRGYVNIWIDTHAIDKYSRVIFPGAYTLFNIIYWSIYS, encoded by the exons ATGTGCACCATGCAGATAGATGCTGTAGTTCTGCTGCTCTGTGTCTGGCTAATAGGTGCAGCCGGGAGGTCAGCTCCTCAGAGGGGTCACAAACTGGAGACCTACAAACAAAGCAG AATTCGGAGGGAAACGAATATGGTGCAAGGAGGAACGCATAAGTCTGGCAG TCCAATCTTCAGAAGAAGTCCAGATATGACAAAATCTCCCATGACAAAGTCAGAACAACTATTAAGGATAGATGACCATGACTTTACAATGAGGCCAGCATTTGGAG GACCTCCCATACCTGTGGGAGTAGATGTTCAGGTGGAAAGCCTTGACACTATCTCTGAAGTTGATATG GACTTCACCATGACTCTGTATCTGAGGCATTACTGGAAGGATGAGCGCCTGTCCTTTCCCAGCACCAACAACCAGAGCATGACCTTTGACAGCAGACTGGTGAAGAAGATCTGGGTGCCTGACATATTCTTTGTTCATTCCAAAAGATCTTTCATCCACGACACCACCACAGACAATGTGATGTTGCGTGTTTATCCTGATGGAAATGTGCTCTACAGTTTGAG GGTAACAGTCACTGCCATGTGCAATATGGATCTGAGTCGTTTTCCCCTGGACACCCAGACCTGCTCACTTGAGATAGAGAGCT ATGCCTATACGGATGATGACCTCATGTTGTACTGGAAAAAAGGCAATGAATCACTGAACACAGACGACAGGATTTCACTTTCGCAATTTCTCATCCAAAAGTTTCACACAACTACAAAGCTTGCTTTCTACAGCAGCACAG GCTGGTACAACAGGCTGTACATCCATTTCACCCTCCGGCgacacattttcttcttcttgctgcAGACGTACTTCCCTGCCACGCTGATGGTCATGCTGTCCTGGGTGTCCTTCTGGATTGATCGCAGAGCTGTGCCTGCTAGAGTACCTTTAG GTATCACTACGGTTCTTACAATGTCCACCATCATCACTGGGGTCAATGCCTCCATGCCGCGTGTGTCCTATATCAAAGCAGTGGACATCTACTTGTGGGTCAGCTTTGTGTTCGTCTTCCTCTCTGTAATAGAGTATGCAGCAGTCAACTACCTGACCACAGTGCAGGAGCGCAGAGAGAGGAAActtagagagaga TTACCCTGCACATGTGGTATAGCAAACCCAGACGAGGACATCATGATGACTACTGGCTACAGTGACATGGACCAGAACACCACAGGGAACTATGGGATGCCAGAGAACGGAGGGAGGCAGGAGAGGATGCTGGCCCAGTTCACAATAGCAGACAGCCAGACCCCGAGGCAGGTGAAAAGCTCAAGAGGCTATGTTAACATCTGGATAGACACACATGCCATAGACAAGTACTCAAGGGTGATCTTTCCAGGAGCTTACACCCTCTTCAACATCATCTACTGGTCCATCTACTCCTAA